One segment of Kogia breviceps isolate mKogBre1 chromosome 14, mKogBre1 haplotype 1, whole genome shotgun sequence DNA contains the following:
- the ITGAM gene encoding integrin alpha-M — protein sequence MTHRVLLLTALALCHGFNLDTEKPVIFQNNAKGFGQSVVQLEGSRLVVGAPQEIKAANQTGGLYQCDYSMGKCEPIPLQVPPEAVNMSLGLSLAFATKPFRLLACGPTVHQICKENTYAKGFCFLFEPNLRQQPRRLPETLRGCPQQDSDIAFLIDGSGSISQTDFQKMKNFVSTVMSRFQKSKTLFSLMQYSEVFQTHFTFKEFKRNPSPEFLVRPIMQLYGRTHTATAIRKVVRELFHSRNGSRENALKILIVITDGEKYGDPLDYEDVIPEADRKGVIRYVIAVGGAFSSKKSLEELDTIASKPSGDHVFQVNNFEALKTIQNQLQEKIFAIEGTHTGSASSFEYEMSQEGFSAVFTSDGPLLGTVGSFDWAGGAFLHTSKDKVTFINTTRVDSDMNDAYLGYAAAAILRNRVQILLLGAPRYQHIGLVVIFKKNAGAWEKNSEIKGSQIGSYFGASLSSVDVDRDGSSDLVLIGAPHYYEQSRGGQVSVCPFPRGRAKWQCGAVLRGEQGHPWARFGAALTVLGDVNGDRLTDVAIGAPGEQENRGAVYLFHGTSRLGISPAHSQRITGSQFSPRLQYFGQSLSGGQDLTMDGLVDLAVGAQGHVLLLRSQPVLRVEATMEFTPREVARDVYECRERVVKGRIAGEVRVCLHVRKSTWDRLSEGGTQSTITYDLALDPGRPHSQAIFDETKNNTLRHIVMLGLSQKCETLKLRLLDCVEDTVTPIALRLNFSLVGKPLPSLGNLRPVLAVDAPTLFTASFPFEKNCGNDSICQDDLSITFSFMSMDTLVVGGSRDLNVTLTVRNQGEDSYRTQVTFFYPSGLSYRRVSGAQNQRSQRSWHLTCESDISTEGSRTLKSTSCSINHPIFPDNSEITFNITFDVNPDAFFGNKLLLKANVTSENNIPGTNKTEFQLQLPVKYAVYVVVTSLEVSTKYLNFTASEKTSRIIEHQYQFNNLGGRKLPISVVFLVPIQLNRVTVWDQLHVTFSQNLSSRCHSNTRDPPRSDFLGELKKTPLLNCSIAVCQRIQCDIPSFGVEEEFQVTLKGNLSFDWYIKTSHKHLQLVSTAEILFDDSEFALLPGQGAFVRAQTETKVESYEVHNPVPLIVGSSAGGLVLLALLTGGLYKLGFFKRQYKDMITEAGPETAPPQ from the exons ATGACTCACAGAGTCCTTCTACTAACAG CCTTGGCCTTATGTCACGGGTTCAACCTGGACACGGAAAAACCAGTCATCTTCCAAAACAATGCAAAGGGCTTCGGACAGAGCGTGGTCCAGCTTGAGGGATCCAG GCTGGTGGTTGGAGCCCCCCAGGAGATAAAGGCTGCTAACCAGACGGGCGGCCTCTACCAGTGCGACTACAGCATGGGCAAGTGTGAACCCATCCCCCTGCAGG TCCCCCCGGAGGCTGTGAACATGTCCCTGGGCCTGTCTCTGGCGTTCGCCACCAAACCTTTTCGGCTGCTG GCATGTGGCCCCACCGTGCACCAAATCTGCAAGGAGAACACCTATGCGAAAGGCTTCTGCTTCCTGTTTGAACCCAATCTACGGCAGCAACCCAGAAGGCTCCCAGAGACCCTCAGAG gGTGCCCTCAGCAAGACAGTGACATTGCTTTTTTGATTGATGGCTCTGGTAGCATCAGCCAAACAGACTTTCAGAAGATGAAGAACTTTGTCTCAACTGTGATGAGTCGATTCCAAAAGTCCAAAACCTTG TTCTCTTTGATGCAGTACTCTGAAGTATTTCAGACTCATTTCACCTTCAAAGAGTTCAAGAGAAACCCTTCCCCGGAATTTCTGGTGAGGCCAATAATGCAGCTGTACGGGAGGACACACACGGCCACAGCTATCCGCAAAGTTGT AAGAGAACTGTTTCACAGCAGAAATGGATCCCGGGAGAATGCCCTTAAGATCCTGATTGTCAtcacagatggagaaaagtatggcGATCCTTTGGACTATGAGGATGTCATCCCTGAAGCAGATAGAAAGGGGGTCATTCGCTACGTCATTGCG GTGGGAGGTGCCTTCTCCAGTAAAAAATCTCTAGAAGAGCTCGATACCATCGCATCCAAGCCGTCTGGTGATCACGTGTTCCAGGTGAATAACTTTGAAGCTCTGAAGACCATTCAGAACCAGCTTCAGGAAAAGATCTTTGCGATTGAGG GTACGCACACAGGAAGTGCCAGCTCCTTTGAGTATGAGATGTCTCAGGAAGGCTTCAGTGCTGTCTTCACCTCC GATGGTCCCTTGTTGGGCACTGTGGGGAGCTTTGATTGGGCTGGCGGAGCCTTTCTGCATACGTCAAAGGATAAAGTCACCTTCATCAACACAACCAGGGTAGATTCAGACATGAATGATGCTTACTTGG GTTATgctgctgcagccatcttgcGGAACCGGGTGCAAATTCTGCTTCTGGGGGCGCCTCGATATCAACACATTGGCCTGGTGGTGATATTCAAAAAGAACGCAGGTGCTTGGGAGAAAAACTCTGAAATCAAGGGCAGCCAG ATCGGCTCCTACTTCGGGGCCTCCCTCAGCTCCGTGGACGTGGACAGAGATGGCAGCTCCGACCTGGTCCTCATCGGGGCCCCCCATTACTATGAGCAGAGCCGGGGGGGCCAGGTGTCCGTGTGTCCCTTTCCCCGGGGG AGGGCTAAGTGGCAGTGCGGTGCCGTCCTGCGAGGGGAGCAAGGCCACCCCTGGGCccgctttggggcagctctgacgGTGCTGGGGGATGTGAACGGGGACAGGCTGACGGATGTGGCCATCGGGGCCCCGGGAGAGCAGGAGAACCGGGGTGCTGTCTACCTGTTTCACGGAACCTCGAGACTGGGCatcagccccgcccacagccag CGGATCACAGGCTCCCAGTTCTCTCCGAGGCTGCAGTATTTTGGGCAGTCACTGAGCGGGGGCCAGGACCTCACAATGGATGGACTGGTGGACCTGGCTGTAGGGGCTCAGGGGCACGTGCTGCTGCTCAG GTCCCAGCCGGTGCTGAGAGTTGAGGCGACCATGGAATTCACACCCAGGGAAGTGGCAAGGGATGTGTATGAGTGTCGTGAGCGGGTGGTGAAAGGTCGGATCGCTGGGGAGGTCAGAGTCTGCCTCCATGTCCGCAAGAGCACATGGGACAGGCTGAGTGAAG GAGGTACCCAGAGCACCATCACATATGACCTGGCTCTGGACCCAGGTCGCCCACATTCCCAGGCCATCTTTGATGAGACAAAGAACAACACTCTCAGACATATAGTGATGCTGGGGCTGAGTCAGAAATGTGAGACCCTGAAGCTCCGGTTACTG GATTGTGTAGAGGACACAGTGACCCCCATTGCCCTGCGCCTCAACTTCTCTCTGGTGGGGAAGCCCTTGCCCTCTTTGGGGAACCTCCGGCCAGTGCTGGCTGTAGACGCTCCGACACTCTTCACAGCCTCG TTTCCCTTTGAGAAGAATTGTGGCAATGACAGCATTTGCCAGGATGACCTCAGCATCACCTTCAGTTTTATGAG CATGGACACCCTGGTGGTAGGTGGTTCCCGGGACTTAAACGTGACGCTGACTGTGAGAAACCAGGGCGAGGACTCCTACAGAACACAGGTCACCTTCTTCTACCCATCTGGCTTGTCCTATCGGAGGGTGTCAGGAGCCCAG AACCAGCGCTCACAGCGGTCCTGGCACCTGACCTGTGAGTCTGACATCTCCACTGAAGGGTCTCGGACCTTGAAGAGCACTAGCTGCAGCATAAACCATCCCATCTTCCCAGACAACTCAGAG ATCACCTTCAATATCACATTTGACGTGAACCCTGATGCTTTCTTTGGAAACAAACTACTTCTCAAGGCCAATGTGACCAG TGAGAACAACATACCTGGGACCAACAAAACCGAGTTCCAGCTGCAGCTGCCTGTGAAATACGCTGTCTACGTGGTGGTCACCAG CCTTGAGGTCTCGACCAAATATCTCAACTTCACAGCCTCAGAGAAGACCAGCCGCATTATAGAGCATCAGTACCAG TTCAACAACCTGGGCGGGAGGAAGCTCCCTATTAGTGTGGTCTTCTTGGTGCCCATCCAGCTGAACAGGGTGACCGTGTGGGATCAGCTCCACGTCACCTTCTCCCAG AACCTCTCCAGTAGATGCCACAGCAACACGCGTGACCCTCCTCGCTCTGACTTCCTGGGGGAGCTTAAGAAGACCCCACTGCTG aaCTGCTCCATCGCTGTCTGCCAGAGAATCCAGTGTGACATCCCATCCTTTGGCGTCGAGGAAGAATTCCAGGTCACCCTCAAGGGTAACCTCTCATTTGACTGGTACATCAAG ACTTCGCATAAGCACCTTCAGCTTGTGAGCACTGCGGAGATCTTGTTTGATGATTCGGAGTTTGCCCTGCTCCCAGGACAGGGAGCGTTTGTGAGGGCCCAG ACAGAGACCAAAGTGGAGTCTTACGAAGTACATAACCCTGTCCCGCTGATCGTGGGCAGCTCGGCTGGGGGGCTGGTGCTCCTGGCCCTCCTCACGGGCGGCCTGTACAAG CTTGGCTTCTTCAAACGACAGTACAAGGACATGATAACTGAAGCTGGCCCTGAAACTGCCCCCCCCCAGTAA